In Yarrowia lipolytica chromosome 1F, complete sequence, a genomic segment contains:
- a CDS encoding uncharacterized protein (Compare to YALI0F19404g, similar to Saccharomyces cerevisiae MIP1 (YOR330C); ancestral locus Anc_7.64, similar to uniprot|Q01941 Pichia pastoris DNA polymerase gamma (EC 2.7.7.7) (Mitochondrial DNA polymerase catalytic subunit)): MNMDPNAWEDVEDVKEPVKKAHKAMKQGNVEVDSEGRRINPMGIQMLSSGLYNQLFGDYNQTNSLTKPEMVKLEAMAKHHLMKHELLGKKTKKENIIDFDLPPMLGSSLDEHFYRMAKVMGEPYMDIIQGMMTKEFPAKPRPRDVKTDISGWMRYAKGKKPERVDYPKENGLVFDIEVLYKVSGYPVMASAVSTEAWYVWLSPWLVESRETGVDVEEKTKSLDGENLIVNHPQESMHLIPLGPPDEPRVIVGHNIGYDRQAVKEEYSLKQTKNFFMDTLSLHVSVNGMCSRQRGTWMKARKGQKRMKKLLDDEDLSNEENVNELLDISDDLADAYSEDPWVMVSATNSLAEVAHLHLNGLVMSKDDRELFSQESLGELQQRVKQAIDYNITDVEITAQVFKKILPLFLDTCPHPVSFTALKNISSAILPTDSEWKDYLNRCENMYQKMKKSIDEGLQSLVTEAVKLKDEADKEPWLNDPWLSQLDWTIKPIKMVKIPAKQGGGERLPKNVKFPGYPEWYKALFKSSAGPMHITTKTRITPLLLRLKWEGYPVVWSDKEGWMFRVPVSEQAHFEAKKYKLATLDTEPHLRDDGSTLCFRIPHKDGGNTRTTQLMGKSFLGHFEKGTLSSDNPQTKEMFEMSVCSSYWVSNRSRIMSQHCIWDGDGVDMGRGPGFGIIIPRIIPMGTITRRCVENTWLTASNAKKNRIGSELKSMIKAPPGYSFVGADVDSEELWIASLYGDSCFKNHGSTAIGWMTLEGTKSEGTDLHSKTASILGISRNEAKIFNYGRIYGAGLKFAEALLKQFSPNVTDAEASTLAGQLYTSTKGKKIYSIGKYSGGTESILFNKLEEIATQDMPETPVLGAVITKALSSQNLKKSSFMTSRVNWTIQSSGVDYLHMLVVSMEYLAAKYDIDMRLCITVHDELRFLVKNEDAYRAAMALQVSNIWTRGMFCQQSGIDDIPQGCAFFSAVDIDHVLRKEVDFDCITPTHPDPIPHGESLDIEGLLARKDARLEDATHVIDHSIDKKAQKFPYTSRTPVLAALESNPSKVISSLLDQIGGDKRAIRKLSKL, from the coding sequence ATGAATATGGATCCGAATGCTTGGGAGGATGTGGAGGATGTGAAGGAGCCTGTGAAGAAGGCCCACAAGGCAATGAAACAAGGGAACGTTGAGGTTGACTCTGAAGGACGACGAATCAACCCCATGGGGATTCAGATGTTGTCTTCAGGTTTGTACAACCAGCTTTTCGGGGACTACAACCAGACTAACTCCTTGACCAAGCCTGAGATGGTTAAGTTGGAGGCTATGGCCAAGCATCATCTGATGAAACACGAACTACTGggcaagaagaccaagaaggaaaacaTCATCGATTTCGACTTGCCTCCAATGCTTGGATCCAGTCTGGACGAGCATTTCTATCGAATGGCTAAAGTTATGGGGGAACCCTACATGGATATTATCCAGGGCATGATGACCAAGGAGTTCCCTGCCAAACCTAGGCCCAGGGACGTGAAGACAGATATCAGTGGATGGATGAGATACGCCAAGGGGAAGAAACCAGAGCGAGTAGATTACCCCAAAGAAAACGGCCTGGTCTTTGATATCGAGGTGCTCTACAAGGTGAGTGGATACCCTGTGATGGCAAGCGCCGTGAGTACTGAGGCCTGGTATGTCTGGCTCAGTCCCTGGCTGGTGGAGTCACGCGAAACTGGCGTGGATGTGGAGGAAAAGACCAAGAGTCTAGATGGGGAAAACCTGATTGTCAACCATCCCCAGGAATCAATGCATCTTATCCCCCTGGGTCCACCGGATGAACCTCGGGTTATTGTGGGACACAATATTGGCTACGACCGTCAAGCAGTCAAGGAAGAGTACTCCCTTAAGCAGACGAAAAACTTTTTCATGGATACTCTGTCACTGCATGTTTCTGTCAACGGCATGTGTTCTCGACAACGAGGAACGTGGATGAAGGCTCGAAAGGGCCAGAAACGTATGAAGAAGCTGTTGGATGATGAGGATCTGAGTAATGAGGAGAACGTTaacgagctgctggataTCTCAGACGATCTTGCAGATGCTTACTCTGAGGACCCCTGGGTCATGGTTTCTGCCACAAATTCGCTAGCTGAAGTGGCTCATTTGCATTTGAACGGACTCGTCATGTCTAAGGATGACCGTGAGCTTTTCAGTCAAGAATCGTTGGGTGAGCTGCAGCAGCGTGTCAAGCAGGCTATTGACTACAATATCACTGATGTAGAAATCACCGCACAGGTGTTCAAGAAGATTCTTCCGCTGTTCCTCGATACGTGCCCCCATCCCGTCAGTTTCACGGCATTGAAGAACATCTCTTCGGCAATCCTACCCACAGACTCAGAGTGGAAAGACTACCTTAACCGGTGCGAAAACATGTaccagaagatgaagaaatCTATTGACGAAGGTCTCCAGTCTTTGGTTACTGAAGCAgtcaagctcaaggatgAAGCTGATAAGGAGCCCTGGCTCAACGATCCTTGGCTGTCGCAGCTGGACTGGACTATTAAGCCCATCAAGATGGTGAAGATTCCTGCCAagcaaggaggaggtgaacGGCTTCCAAAGAACGTCAAGTTCCCCGGTTACCCTGAATGGTACAAGGCCTTGTTCAAGTCGTCTGCTGGACCTATGCATATCACCACAAAGACACGAATCACTCCGTTGTTGCTGCGTTTGAAATGGGAAGGTTACCCTGTTGTTTGGAGTGACAAGGAAGGCTGGATGTTCCGAGTTCCTGTTTCTGAGCAGGCTCATttcgaggccaagaagtaCAAACTGGCCACTCTCGATACCGAGCCGCATCTTCGAGATGATGGCTCGACCCTGTGTTTCAGAATTCCTCATAAGGATGGCGGTAACACTCGAACCACACAGCTCATGGGCAAGTCCTTCCTGGGACACTTTGAGAAGGGGACCCTGAGCTCAGACAACCCccagaccaaggagatgTTCGAGATGTCTGTCTGCTCCTCTTACTGGGTGTCCAACCGGTCTCGAATCATGTCTCAGCACTGCATCTGGGACGGGGATGGTGTGGATATGGGCCGTGGTCCTGGATTTGGAATTATCATTCCCAGAATCATTCCCATGGGCACCATCACCCGACGATGTGTTGAGAATACTTGGCTGACAGCCTccaacgccaagaagaatcGAATCGGATCCGAACTCAAGTCTATGATCAAGGCTCCTCCGGGCTACTCCTTTGTGGGAGCAGATGTGGACTCCGAGGAGCTGTGGATTGCTTCTCTCTACGGCGACTCTTGTTTTAAAAACCACGGCTCCACCGCCATTGGCTGGATGACTCTGGAGGGCACAAAGTCCGAAGGCACCGACCTTCATTCCAAGACAGCCTCGATTCTAGGAATTTCTCGAAACGAGGCCAAAATCTTCAACTACGGCCGTATCTACGGAGCAGGTCTCAAGTTTGCCGAAGCGCTTCTCAAGCAGTTTTCTCCCAATGTCACAGACGCCGAAGCTTCCACGCTTGCAGGCCAGCTCTACACTTCTACCAAGGGTAAGAAGATCTACTCGATTGGTAAGTACTCTGGAGGAACTGAGAGTATTCTTTTCAACAAGCTCGAAGAGATTGCCACCCAGGATATGCCCGAGACTCCTGTTCTGGGAGCCGTCATCACCAAGGCTCTCTCCTCTCAGAACCTCAAGAAGTCATCGTTCATGACCTCTCGAGTCAACTGGACCATCCAGTCGTCAGGTGTCGACTACCTGCACATGCTTGTAGTTTCCATGGAGTACCTTGCAGCCAAGTATGACATTGACATGCGACTCTGTATCACTGTGCATGACGAGCTGCGATTCCTGGTCAAGAATGAGGATGCCTACCGAGCTGCCATGGCTCTGCAAGTGTCCAACATCTGGACTCGAGGCATGTTCTGTCAGCAATCTGGTATTGATGACATTCCCCAGGGCTGTGCTTTCTTCTCCGCCGTGGATATCGACCACGTGCTTCGAAAAGAGGTGGACTTTGACTGCATCACTCCAACCCACCCAGATCCTATCCCCCACGGAGAGAGTCTGGATATCGAAGGCCTGCTGGCCCGTAAAGACGCCCGGTTGGAGGATGccactcacgtgattgatCACTCTATTGACAAAAAGGCTCAAAAATTCCCCTACACAAGCCGAACCCCAGTGCTGGCGGCTCTTGAATCTAACCCCTCAAAGGTGATCTCTTCTTTACTGGATCAGATTGGCGGAGACAAGAGAGCGATCAGAAAGCTAAGCAAATTGTAA
- a CDS encoding uncharacterized protein (Compare to YALI0F19426g, some similarities with uniprot|Q12361 Saccharomyces cerevisiae YDL035c GPR1 G-protein coupled receptor singleton, similar to Saccharomyces cerevisiae GPR1 (YDL035C); ancestral locus Anc_3.156) has translation MKYDATTIAITLLFLILFQSTHVLATDVTDSSDPLWDSKYTTSQNRSLRIVSICFSSLSLLAGTYGIFWFFYHQYKKRHLTKNAGFRSRVIKFRRKLVLALILFDFLKALMLTIYPAKKLCGTPDSPQFAAVIGWFTNVAIEGGDMSAFLLAVQTAMMVFAPQNEHSKDNLWNRKFAKYFQNGLYPYRKYIYVFCFTIFPTLLSSLAFVGTSYPAAQDLGFRGYVPLPTFVFLPASPTWYRAVLSWGPRYFIMFAIFAIYIAVFIHVRREFKRLDVSMAELAGAEEGGALEDKVESSKGWKRVRIWLSHFPGLGMLYHHHHHYPGVEEDIYGEGENEVWPGVGRQESSSDLEAQDDPLSTPPGSPTRTPDSPTEDEGPVAATPGRRAANLADLQSHINKQNLKRFRQRRADIERQMNYIFIYPLAYLLLWTGPFVQQAMQYSKHKNEYSKFSIMIWAVVSQASNCFIDTVVFILRESNYRKWRRERKLLKQAEERKQECTNCNEHRNKPHDDDNQSRSEENESSAGTIISLPTFGNYEMRFGGSGGGDGPDVREAPDSRESDPLSAPPSAPPSAPPSGYQTPTSVTFPPRSTAKSPEKDNDTVPEMMFVRSPGGVTFGVPFGRRSGDLDREQPHSQGLCQRDSHRDHHRGSISWGFGGRRKSEFSTGDEEVDLVDFLRQ, from the coding sequence aTGAAATATGATGCAACCACCATTGCCATCACTCTCCTCTTTCTTATTCTCTTCCAGTCCACACATGTGCTAGCTACGGACGTTACCGACTCGTCAGACCCCCTGTGGGACAGCAAGTACACAACCTCGCAAAACCGGTCCCTTCGTATCGTCTCCATCTGCTTCTCTTCACTCTCGTTGCTAGCAGGAACCTATGGAATCTTCTGGTTTTTCTATCACCAGTATAAGAAGCGACATCTGACAAAGAACGCTGGATTTCGAAGCCGCGTAATCAAGTTCCGACGAAAACTGGTGCTCGCCTTGATTCTGTTTGACTTCCTCAAAGCACTCATGCTAACTATTTATCCCGCAAAGAAGCTGTGTGGAACTCCAGACTCGCCACAATTTGCAGCAGTCATTGGATGGTTCACAAACGTGGCAATTGAGGGTGGCGATATGTCTGCCTTTCTCCTGGCCGTGCAGACAGCCATGATGGTGTTTGCTCCTCAAAACGAGCACTCAAAGGACAACCTGTGGAACAGAAAATTTGCCAAATACTTTCAAAATGGTCTGTATCCCTACAGAAAGTACATTTACGTCTTTTGCTTCACCATCTTTCCCACCTTGCTGTCTTCATTGGCATTTGTTGGAACAAGCTACCCAGCTGCCCAGGACCTGGGCTTTCGAGGATATGTTCCTCTGCCTACATTTGTTTTTCTGCCAGCATCTCCGACCTGGTATCGGGCTGTTCTTTCGTGGGGACCGCGGTATTTCATCATGTTTGCCATTTTCGCGATTTACATTGCAGTATTTATTCATGTGAGACGGGAGTTTAAGAGATTGGATGTTTCGATGGCCGAATTGGCTGGTGCGGAAGAAGGAGGGGCTTTGGAGGATAAGGTGGAGTCCAGCAAGGGGTGGAAGAGGGTGCGAATCTGGCTGAGTCATTTCCCCGGTCTAGGTATGCTgtatcatcaccatcatcacTACCCAGGCGTTGAAGAGGATATTTATGGGGAGGGTGAGAACGAAGTTTGGCCTGGGGTTGGTCGACAGGAGAGTTCTTCGGATCTGGAAGCTCAGGACGACCCCCTATCTACGCCTCCAGGTAGTCCTACTCGCACCCCAGATAGTCCCACGGAGGACGAAGGGCCTGTTGCTGCTACTCCCGGCAGAAGAGCTGCCAACCTTGCAGATTTGCAGTCGCATATCAACAAACAGAATCTCAAGCGGTTTCGGCAGCGACGGGCGGACATCGAGCGTCAGATGAACTACATTTTCATTTACCCTTTGGCGTATCTCCTTCTGTGGACAGGTCCCTTTGTTCAACAGGCCATGCAGTATTCCAAACACAAGAACGAATACAGCAAGTTCTCGATCATGATTTGGGCGGTTGTCAGCCAGGCTTCCAACTGCTTCATTGATACGGTTGTCTTCATTCTTCGAGAGTCCAACTATCGAAAGTGGAGACGGGAGAGAAAGCTGCTGAAGCAGGCTGAGGAGAGGAAGCAGGAGTGCACAAACTGCAACGAGCATAGAAACAAGCCTCACGATGATGACAACCAGTCCAGAAGTGAGGAGAACGAGTCGTCGGCCGGAACTATAATTTCGCTACCTACTTTTGGTAACTATGAAATGAGGTTTGGAGGAAGTGGCGGTGGAGATGGTCCAGATGTGAGGGAGGCGCCGGACTCTCGGGAGTCGGATCCTCTTTCAGCCCCTCCGTCAGCCCCTCCGTCAGCCCCTCCATCTGGCTACCAGACACCTACGTCGGTGACTTTTCCCCCCCGTTCCACTGCCAAGAGCCCCGAGAAGGACAATGATACTGTTCCTGAGATGATGTTTGTGCGGTCTCCTGGTGGAGTTACCTTTGGTGTTCCATTTGGCAGGCGGTCTGGTGACCTGGATCGAGAACAACCTCATAGTCAGGGTCTTTGTCAGCGAGACTCTCATCGGGACCATCATAGAGGTAGCATCAGCTGGGGctttggaggacgacgCAAGAGCGAGTTCAGCACTGGAGACGAGGAAGTCGATCTGGTTGACTTTTTGCGCCAGTAA
- a CDS encoding uncharacterized protein (Compare to YALI0F19448g, similar to uniprot|P33317 Saccharomyces cerevisiae YBR252w DUT1 dUTP pyrophosphatase precursor, similar to Saccharomyces cerevisiae DUT1 (YBR252W); ancestral locus Anc_7.173) — translation MSLKVAFLNENARAPTRGSVHAAGYDLYAAEEKTIPANGRGLVDLGLSMSIPEGTYARIAPRSGLAVKNGLSTGAGVIDYDYRGPVKVMLFNHSTEDFNVTIGDRVAQMILERIVTPEVQVVQTNDLESTERGAGGFGSTGINDEKKRKLDEAEAKE, via the coding sequence ATGTCTCTCAAGGTTGCCTTCCTCAACGAAAACGCCCGAGCCCCCACTCGAGGCTCTGTGCACGCTGCTGGCTACGATCTGTATGCTGCCGAAGAGAAGACTATTCCTGCCAACGGTCGAGGTCTGGTTGATCTGGGTCTGTCCATGTCCATTCCCGAGGGCACCTACGCTCGAATCGCTCCCCGGTCCGGGCTTGCTGTCAAGAATGGCCTGAGTACTGGCGCCGGTGTTATTGACTACGACTACCGAGGCCCCGTCAAGGTGATGCTGTTCAACCACAGCACAGAGGACTTCAACGTGACCATTGGTGACCGGGTTGCCCAGATGATTCTCGAGCGAATCGTCACCCCCGAGGTCCAGGTTGTCCAGACCAACGATCTGGAGTCCACCGAGCGAGGAGCTGGCGGGTTTGGTTCCACCGGAATcaacgacgagaagaagcgtAAGTTGgacgaggctgaggctAAGGAGTGA
- a CDS encoding uncharacterized protein (Compare to YALI0F19470g, similar to uniprot|P16622 Saccharomyces cerevisiae YOR176w HEM15 ferrochelatase precursor, similar to Saccharomyces cerevisiae HEM15 (YOR176W); ancestral locus Anc_6.67) → MLRLKTPARHLFAQARRFQSTTASNGNGTAVVLVNMGGPSTVPETYDFLLRLFSDKDLIPLGPFQGPLAKFIAWRRTPVIEKHYGEIGGGSPIRKWSELQAAEACKKLDTLSPETAPHKPYVAFRYANPLTPDTYAQMKKDGIKRAIAFSQYPQYSLSTTGSSLNELYRVRKELDPNEEIEWSVIDRWPTHPGLTKAMADNVKEQLAAYEKEGINPEDVTILFSAHSLPMEVVNKGDPYPAEVAATAYAVMTNLGFSNPYKLVWQSQVGPKPWLGAQTQKMVDEYQKAKKPIILVPVAFTSDHIETLHELDLEVRGEAEHPELIRRAESLNDNPLFLDAMADIVHTHLRILNGDVTAAEVAKEKGLQSKILRIKGPGAQGERGAFHEAINASG, encoded by the coding sequence ATGCTACGACTAAAGACTCCGGCCCGACATCTGTTTGCCCAGGCACGACGTTTCCAGTCCACTACCGCTTCTAATGGCAACGGAACTGCAGTGGTACTGGTTAACATGGGAGGTCCTTCCACCGTACCTGAAACATACGATTTCCTGCTCAGGCTCTTTTCCGACAAGGATCTGATCCCTCTGGGCCCATTCCAGGGTCCTCTGGCCAAATTCATTGCCTGGAGACGAACCCCCGTGATTGAGAAGCACTACGGAGAaattggaggaggatctcCCATCAGAAAGTGGTCCGAGTTGCAAGCAGCCGAGGCCTGCAAAAAGCTCGATACTCTGTCGCCCGAGACTGCTCCCCACAAGCCCTATGTGGCTTTCCGATACGCTAACCCCCTTACTCCCGACACATATGCccagatgaagaaggacggcATCAAGCGAGCCATTGCCTTCTCCCAGTACCCCCAATACTCGCTCTCCACCACCGGCTCCTCTCTCAACGAACTGTACCGAGTGCGAAAGGAGCTGGACCCCaacgaggagattgagtgGTCCGTAATTGACCGATGGCCCACCCACCCCGGTCtcaccaaggccatggCTGACAACGtcaaggagcagctggCTGCctacgagaaggagggtaTCAACCCCGAAGATGTCACCATCCTCTTCTCGGCACACTCTTTGCCCATGGAGGTTGTCAACAAGGGCGACCCCTATCCCGCTGAGGTTGCTGCCACGGCCTACGCTGTCATGACTAACCTGGGCTTCTCCAACCCCTACAAGCTGGTGTGGCAGTCGCAAGTCGGCCCCAAGCCCTGGCTGGGAGcgcagacacagaagatGGTCGACGAGTAccagaaggccaagaagcccatCATTCTGGTCCCCGTGGCTTTTACCTCCGATCACATTGAGACTCTGCACGAGCTGGATCTTGAAGTTCGAGGAGAGGCCGAGCATCCCGAGCTGATTCGACGAGCCGAGTCTCTCAACGACAACCCTCTTTTCCTCGATGCTATGGCCGACATTGTGCACACTCATCTGCGAATTCTGAATGGTGACGTGACTGCCGCGGAAgttgccaaggagaagggtcTTCAGTCCAAGATTCTGCGAATCAAGGGTCCTGGAGCCCAGGGCGAGCGAGGCGCGTTCCACGAGGCCATCAACGCTAGCGGATAG
- a CDS encoding uncharacterized protein (Compare to YALI0F19492g, no similarity), whose protein sequence is MPDDHRESGHDHPVEVEDLQRHYQIKLIKLHPIENAIFIAKFFIVGLYFYYTFKIDYQYYVASYGWELAAPIGALALEWITYPVAFVLQYTQETGRQKYQYIRLAASVVAWIIRFTFYGRYEVRREVFIVVAVAISSIILWFAKWRVALHQRAIQRSFNRAVDVDPEQQ, encoded by the coding sequence ATGCCCGACGACCACCGAGAGTCTGGCCACGACCACCCCGTCGAGGTGGAGGATCTCCAGAGACACTACCAGATCAAGCTGATCAAGCTACACCCCATTGAGAATGCAATCTTCATTGCTAAGTTCTTCATTGTGGGTCTCTACTTCTACTACACATTCAAGATTGACTACCAGTACTACGTTGCGTCGTACGGCTGGGAATTGGCGGCTCCAATTGGTGCGCTAGCCCTTGAATGGATCACCTATCCTGTTGCCTTCGTGCTGCAATATACCCAGGAGACTGGTCGACAgaagtaccagtacattcGACTGGCAGCCAGTGTGGTGGCTTGGATTATTCGATTCACCTTCTACGGTAGATACGAAGTTAGACGCGAGGTTTtcattgttgttgctgtggccATTTCCTCCATTATTCTGTGGTTTGCAAAGTGGCGAGTTGCTCTCCACCAGCGAGCCATTCAGCGTTCTTTTAACAGAGCCGTTGATGTTGATCCTGAGCAACAATAA
- a CDS encoding uncharacterized protein (Compare to YALI0F19514g, similar to Saccharomyces cerevisiae ALE1 (YOR175C); ancestral locus Anc_6.66, similar to uniprot|Q08548 Saccharomyces cerevisiae ORF YOR175C), with amino-acid sequence MAFPWADKWAADASASTGLPPDLLKIAFTLVMSYPLSSLMKRLPDDAKNLKIIYIISVSIFYMVGVFSLYGGAATLLFSSMGTFFITQWKSPYMPWVNFGFVMTHLFVNHLRSQFFPETYDPNVIDITGAQMVLCMKLSSFGWNVYDGWQIEKGEQLSEFQTKRAVLKHPSLMDFLAFVFYFPSILTGPSYDYMEFHNWLDLSLFKELEKDKDPKRAARRKRHKIPRSGIAASKKLAAGIFWIVLWTQVDSRISTAYAYSDAFTKEHNIFGRIVYLYMLGFMYRLKYYGAWSISEGACILSGLGFHGVDPKTGKYKWDRVQNVDPWGFETGQNTKALLEAWNQNTNKWLRNYVYLRVVPKGQKPGFRATIFTFVVSAFWHGTRPGYYLTFVTAAMYQSVGKFFRRYLRPFFMESDGKTAGPYKIYYDIVCWIVVQTAFGYATQSFMILDFWLSLKCWKNSWFLYHIALGAIFAISSPYKAWAIPKIKKKQAGAVTDKKDAKEEVKKDTIKTK; translated from the coding sequence ATGGCCTTTCCATGGGCAGATAAGTGGGCAGCCGATGCGTCTGCATCTACAGGGCTGCCTCCGGACCTCCTCAAGATTGCATTCACTCTGGTCATGTCTTATCCGCTGAGTTCTCTCATGAAACGGCTGCCAGATGACGCCAAAAACCTCAAGATCATCTATATCATCTCCGTGTCCATCTTCTACATGGTGGGTGTCTTCTCCCTCTATGGCGGAGCTGCCACtctgctcttctcctcaatgggtaccttcttcatcacccAATGGAAGAGCCCTTACATGCCCTGGGTCAATTTTGGTTTTGTCATGACCCATCTCTTCGTCAATCACCTGCGTTCGCAGTTTTTCCCCGAAACATACGACCCCAATGTCATTGACATCACCGGAGCACAGATGGTTCTGTGTATGAAGCTATCGTCTTTTGGATGGAACGTCTACGATGGATGGCAGATTGAGAAGGGTGAGCAGCTCAGCGAGTTCCAGACTAAAAGGGCTGTTCTCAAGCACCCCAGTCTTATGGACTTCCTAGCTTTTGTGTTCTACTTCCCTTCCATTCTGACAGGTCCTTCTTACGACTATATGGAGTTCCATAACTGGCTCGATCTCAGCCTgttcaaggagctggagaaagATAAGGACCCCAAGCGAGCTGCTCGACGAAAGCGACACAAGATCCCCCGATCTGGAATCGCTGCTTCCAAGAAACTCGCCGCTGGTATCTTCTGGATCGTTCTGTGGACCCAGGTGGACTCTCGAATCTCCACCGCCTACGCTTACTCAGACGCATTCACCAAGGAGCACAACATCTTTGGACGAATTGTGTACCTCTACATGCTCGGTTTCATGTACCGACTCAAGTACTACGGAGCCTGGTCCATTTCCGAGGGAGCCTGCATCTTGTCTGGCCTCGGATTCCATGGCGTGGACCCCAAAACtggcaagtacaagtgggACCGTGTCCAGAACGTGGACCCGTGGGGATTCGAAACTGGTCAAAACACAAAGGCTCTGCTGGAGGCCTGGAACCAGAACACTAACAAGTGGCTACGAAACTATGTGTACCTCCGAGTGGTGCCCAAAGGCCAAAAGCCTGGATTCCGAGCCACTATCTTCACATTTGTGGTTTCCGCCTTCTGGCATGGAACTCGACCTGGCTACTATCTCACCTTTGTGACCGCTGCCATGTACCAGTCTGTTGGTAAGTTCTTCCGACGATACCTGCGACCCTTCTTCATGGAGTCTGATGGAAAGACTGCCGGTCCCTATAAGATCTACTacgacattgtgtgttGGATCGTTGTCCAAACCGCATTTGGATACGCTACCCAGTCCTTTATGATTCTAGACTTCTGGCTGTCGCTCAAGTGTTGGAAGAACTCCTGGTTCCTGTACCACATTGCTCTGGGCGCCATCTTTGCAATTTCTAGCCCCTACAAGGCATGGGCGATTCCCAAGATCAAGAAAAAGCAGGCTGGAGCCGTCActgacaagaaggacgccaaggaggaggtgaagaaggacaccatcaagaccaagtAA